GAACACCACGACCGACATGCTGGGCCGCGCCCGCAAGGTCGTCGTCACCAAGGACGAGACCACGATCGTGGACGGCGCCGGCGACGCCAACGAGATCGCGGGCCGGGTCAACCAGATCCGCACCGAGATCGAGAACACCGACTCCGACTACGACCGCGAGAAGCTCCAGGAGCGCCTGGCCAAGCTCGCGGGCGGCGTCGCGGTGATCAAGGCCGGTGCCGCGACCGAGGTGGAGCTCAAGGAGCGCAAGCACCGCATCGAGGACGCCGTCCGCAACGCCAAGGCGGCGGTCGAGGAGGGCATCGTCCCCGGCGGTGGCGTGGCGCTGCTGCAGGCCGGCACCAAGGCCTTCGACAAGCTGGAGCTCTCCGGCGACGAGGCCACCGGTGCGAACATCGTCAAGCGCGCGCTCGAGGAGCCGGTGAAGCAGATCGCCATCAACGCCGGCCTCGAGGGCGGCGTCGTGGTGGAGCGGGTCCGCGGGCTCAAGCCCGGCGAGGGCCTGAACGCCGCGACCGGCGACTACGTCAACATGTTCGACGCCGGCATCCTCGACCCGGCCAAGGTGACCAGGTCCGCGCTGCAGAACGCCGCGTCGATCGCCGCGCTGTTCCTGACCACCGAGGCCGTCATCGCCGAGAAGCCCGAGAAGAACCAGGCCCCGGCGGGCGGCATGCCCGACGCCGGCGGCATGGACTTCTGACCGGCGTCTGACCGGCGGCGTGTAGCCGAACGACGGGAAGGGGCGGCTCCTCCGGGAGCCGCCCCTTTCGTCTGCGCGGATCTTCACCGGCGCCCGCCGCACCAGACCATGCCAGTCTCACTGGCCGACAATGATCGCACTGTTGCCGGGGCAAGATCGTCGCGCTGTGATGGGGCCGGTCCGGCCCTTCCCCGCACGAGGAGACGAGACGTGGCCGCTCAGGTGAGGCGATCGCCGGCCCGGCCGATACCGGTTGCCGCGGTGATCAGGGCCGCGACGGGGACCGGCGCGGCCGCGCAGGCGCAGCCCGCGGATACCTCGAAGGCCGGCTCCATCTGGTGCCTGGAATACCCGGTCGTCCACTTCCGGTGGGCGCCCGGGGCTCCCGGGGCGGCTATTTCCGGACGGAGTGGCGCGTCCTGTTCTGCATCTGACTGCTCTGCGTCTGATCCCGCTCCGCCCTCGGACGCCGGATGATCTCGAAAGTTGCGCGCGGGCGGGTGGCGGCTGTCAGGATACGCGTCCATGAACGATCTCTTCAGCTCCCCCGTCCTGCGCGTCGACCAGCCGCGGAACGCCCCGGCGGCCCGCTCCCGGTACACGGTGAAGGACGGCCGGGGAAACCTGCTCGCGACCGCGGAGGAGCGGGACGTCTCGCGGTTCCGGCAGGCGGTGCGGACGGCGCTGGGCGGCAACGACGGCCGCCGCGTCGTCCACGTCGAGAGCGCGCAGGGAGCACCGCTGATGATCGTGGACAAGGTGGGCTTCACACGGGGCGCCCGTGTGACCACCCCCGAGGGCGCCCCGATCGGGTCGATGACGCAGACCTCCAAGCCGTACACGTACACGCTCCTGGACGCGGCGGAACGTCCCGTCGGCGTGCTGGAGGGCAACCTCCGCGGCCGCAAGTTCGCCGTGATGGACGGCTACGGCAATCACCTCGCGCAGGTCGAGAAAGAGTGGAAGGGCATCGCCACCGAGCTGCTGACCACCGCCGACCGCTACTCCGTGCAGATTCACCAGCCGCTTTACGACCCGTTTCGCGCACTGGTCCCCGCCGCGCCCCTCGCCATCGATTTGATGTTCTACGAGACAAAGGACTGGCCCATCGGGTGATCCCGTCGGACGGGGGCTTTTCGCGTACCGTATGCCTCGGCGAGACCACTCCGCACGATGAGGCTGGGAGAATGCATGAGCGACCCGTTCAGTTCCTCCGCGTTGAAGGTTGAGCAGCCTCGCAGGGGACCGTTCGGCAAATCGCGGTACAAAGTGCTCGATGGCGATGACACCCTTCTCGCCATTGCGGCGCCGACGGCCGACGGGGGCCGCGCGGAGGCGATGCGGGGAATCCTCCCCGGCAAGTCGAATCTCGACGCCCGCGCCGTCCGCCTGACCACCCCGGACG
The sequence above is drawn from the Actinomadura hallensis genome and encodes:
- a CDS encoding phospholipid scramblase-related protein; translated protein: MNDLFSSPVLRVDQPRNAPAARSRYTVKDGRGNLLATAEERDVSRFRQAVRTALGGNDGRRVVHVESAQGAPLMIVDKVGFTRGARVTTPEGAPIGSMTQTSKPYTYTLLDAAERPVGVLEGNLRGRKFAVMDGYGNHLAQVEKEWKGIATELLTTADRYSVQIHQPLYDPFRALVPAAPLAIDLMFYETKDWPIG